The following are encoded together in the Pedobacter steynii genome:
- the asnB gene encoding asparagine synthase (glutamine-hydrolyzing) encodes MCGICGFLKYDARADGNDKEIIERMTHKLIHRGPDAQDTLLFENVVFGFTRLSIIGLQDGMQPLYNEDESLVLICNGEIFNYIELKEQLVKKGHHFRTTTDIEVILHLYEEKGADFLNELNGQFAFALYDRKRKLLFCARDQMGIIPFFYTRVNHTFIFGSEIKAILEHPEVAREIDTVGLDQVFTFAGLISPRTMFKNIHSLENGHYLILDDNGNLKDVEYWDLIYPEGETTFNGKTEHDYISELEELFNESVKLRLRADVPSGFYLSGGLDSSMIAMKVKQQAPGILRKAFSIDFEDALYSEAKYQDIISRECGSVLTKNMFPYSDIIERLKLSVYHSECPIKETYNTASMALSESVRSHDLKVILSGEGADEFFAGYVGYRFDKMRSMNLIGNESTAAEKVVRNKLWGDEDFFYERNFTDFDLLKRNLYSKDLNDRYDETNCLNYPVVNKDRIKNRDVLNKRAYIDYKLRLVDHLVGDHGDRMAMANSVEVRYPFLDKNLVEYSAKIPSELKLNDFTEKYILRKIGESILPKSIMEREKFHFIAPGSPYLLQQNSAYINDLLSYDLIKRQGYFNPDEIEKLKAIYSTPGFVVNAPYESDLLSTVITFGMLLETFI; translated from the coding sequence ATGTGTGGTATTTGTGGCTTTTTAAAATATGATGCGCGTGCAGACGGTAATGACAAAGAGATTATAGAAAGAATGACTCATAAGCTCATTCATCGTGGTCCGGATGCTCAGGACACTTTGCTTTTTGAAAATGTAGTGTTTGGCTTTACGAGGTTAAGTATCATTGGTTTACAGGATGGGATGCAACCGTTGTACAATGAGGATGAATCTTTAGTGTTGATTTGCAATGGAGAGATTTTCAATTATATTGAACTCAAGGAGCAATTAGTCAAAAAAGGACACCATTTTAGAACAACTACTGACATCGAAGTAATTCTTCATTTGTATGAAGAAAAAGGTGCAGATTTTTTAAATGAACTCAATGGTCAGTTTGCCTTTGCCCTATATGACAGGAAAAGAAAACTCCTGTTCTGCGCCAGAGATCAAATGGGAATCATCCCCTTCTTCTATACCCGCGTCAATCATACTTTTATTTTTGGTTCAGAAATAAAGGCGATTCTGGAACATCCCGAAGTGGCACGTGAAATCGATACCGTGGGGCTGGATCAGGTATTCACGTTTGCCGGGCTCATAAGTCCGAGAACTATGTTTAAGAATATTCACAGCCTGGAAAACGGACATTATCTGATTCTTGATGATAACGGAAATTTAAAAGATGTTGAATATTGGGATTTGATCTATCCGGAAGGCGAAACCACATTTAATGGAAAAACAGAACATGATTATATCAGTGAACTGGAAGAGTTGTTTAATGAATCAGTTAAATTGAGGTTGAGGGCAGACGTTCCCAGTGGATTTTATTTAAGTGGTGGTCTGGATTCGTCTATGATTGCTATGAAGGTGAAGCAACAGGCTCCGGGGATCCTTAGGAAGGCTTTTTCAATTGATTTCGAAGATGCATTGTATTCTGAAGCAAAGTATCAAGACATTATTTCAAGGGAATGTGGATCTGTTCTGACAAAAAATATGTTTCCTTACAGTGATATCATTGAGCGGTTGAAGTTGTCAGTTTATCATAGTGAATGTCCGATTAAAGAAACTTATAATACGGCTTCTATGGCGCTATCAGAAAGTGTCAGGTCACATGACTTAAAAGTAATCTTATCAGGAGAAGGAGCCGATGAATTTTTTGCTGGTTACGTTGGGTACCGATTTGATAAGATGCGTTCAATGAACCTGATAGGAAATGAAAGTACTGCAGCAGAGAAGGTAGTCAGAAACAAACTTTGGGGAGACGAAGATTTTTTCTATGAGCGAAATTTTACAGATTTTGACCTATTGAAGAGAAACCTTTATTCAAAGGATTTAAACGACAGATACGATGAAACCAACTGTCTTAATTATCCGGTAGTAAATAAAGATCGCATTAAAAATAGAGATGTGCTCAACAAAAGAGCTTACATAGATTATAAATTAAGACTAGTAGACCATCTTGTTGGCGATCACGGAGACCGGATGGCTATGGCAAATTCCGTTGAGGTCAGATACCCTTTTCTGGATAAAAATCTGGTTGAATATTCGGCTAAAATTCCGTCGGAATTAAAACTTAACGACTTTACAGAAAAATACATTTTACGAAAAATAGGAGAAAGCATCCTTCCGAAAAGTATTATGGAAAGAGAAAAATTTCATTTTATTGCACCTGGGAGTCCCTATTTGTTACAACAGAACTCCGCATATATCAATGATCTTTTGTCTTATGACCTGATTAAAAGACAAGGATATTTTAATCCGGATGAAATTGAAAAACTTAAAGCCATATATAGCACCCCGGGCTTTGTTGTAAATGCCCCGTATGAAAGTGATTTGTTATCCACTGTCATCACTTTCGGAATGTTGCTGGAAACATTTATCTAA
- a CDS encoding non-ribosomal peptide synthetase: MIFQHKLIESLNRGKETIAIEYQDRKVSYAQLIADANRITKRLLDDQIPHGTYIGIILDDKADLIKAIIGIANARCVFVPIDRSWPAGRLEAIKTNLKLSHIITSGSLVESRISVSNIYHLEDLIGESVPTETSSLIYPGFEEEDSLYIYFTSGSTGIPKAIIGKNSSLTQFLNWEAEEFEIDNSFRVSQLISPYFDAFLRDVFLPLFTGGVLCIPPDHEDFFTPERMFDWLEQSNISLIHCVPSVFRLIKDHKGLREDSFKHLKYILLSGEKIVPDEFRNWYQIFKDRIQLCNLYGTTETTLIRAFYRIKPADVSKNRIPIGKPIADTELLVTNKDFKPCNVLISGELYIISDFLSKGYLNAAELTAEKFILIHSGPFEGRMAFRTGDKAKILPDGNYELLGREDRQVKLRGIRIELDEIENVLIQSALVKNAVVIKWTRSNDTEGSQDIGNQESIIAFVIKAENLAHTSSLEDKIHNYLMAILPAYMMPAGILLMTEFPLLGNGKIDHKRLAEAYELSHESILVAPVNDIERALLIIWRETLGVSEISTEDNFHKIGGNSLSMMKLIAKIYARFKVRFPLSDLFKMLTITSQATYIKNAIRNELFEIKKAPEKETYYLSSAQERLYFLYELHKQSTAYNLPVAFEITGKADTDKIQQTFIALIERHEILRTKFVTGLDTVYQEIAPGLDFELENISGESIAEAIDSFIRPFDLNKGPLFRAAQLTAEGRNFLVFDIHHIACDGLSQINIFSDFLDLYADKELKPLIFRYVDYSEWEKNFRETSEYNLQKGFWTEMFSGRVPKLELPVSASLQERNEESGAQANFEIESSLISDLVTKTGTDGITAFSALHSVFFLFMTQLTGQDDLVVGTMSSGRLQQGLEPLVGMFSRTLPVRYKVDARKSFNDLVKEVNQLLIQIQSHQLYDLADILIEVNKNNGVSETQLFDVMFVYQNYDKNRLGLENTSFSYHEFEHKATKYPLSLVVSESASVFNFRMEYATRYFSPSDIERLIAEFQTLVITLSERPDTELIDLISNTEQSSEFIEDDISFNV, from the coding sequence ATGATATTTCAGCATAAACTAATTGAAAGTCTCAACCGTGGAAAAGAAACTATAGCCATTGAGTATCAAGATAGAAAAGTATCTTATGCTCAATTAATAGCGGATGCCAACCGCATAACGAAGAGGTTACTTGATGATCAGATACCGCATGGTACCTATATCGGAATAATTTTAGATGACAAAGCGGATCTGATTAAAGCTATAATAGGAATTGCCAATGCAAGATGTGTGTTTGTTCCTATAGATCGTTCCTGGCCTGCTGGTAGGTTGGAAGCTATTAAGACAAATTTGAAGCTGAGCCACATCATTACTTCGGGATCTCTAGTGGAATCCAGGATTTCCGTATCAAATATATACCACCTGGAAGATTTGATAGGGGAATCTGTTCCTACGGAGACTTCTTCTCTTATTTATCCTGGTTTCGAAGAAGAAGATAGCCTGTATATTTATTTTACTTCTGGTTCAACCGGTATTCCTAAAGCTATTATTGGAAAAAATTCTAGTTTGACTCAGTTTTTGAACTGGGAAGCAGAAGAATTTGAAATTGATAATTCATTTAGAGTAAGTCAGCTGATCAGTCCATATTTTGATGCATTTTTAAGAGATGTTTTTCTACCCCTGTTTACTGGTGGAGTACTTTGTATACCTCCGGATCACGAAGATTTCTTTACTCCTGAAAGAATGTTCGACTGGTTAGAACAGTCGAACATTTCATTGATTCATTGTGTGCCGAGTGTTTTCAGATTAATAAAAGACCATAAAGGACTTAGGGAAGACAGTTTTAAACATTTGAAGTATATTCTTTTATCAGGTGAGAAGATCGTTCCCGATGAATTTAGAAACTGGTACCAGATCTTTAAGGATAGGATTCAGTTATGTAATTTATATGGCACTACGGAAACAACACTGATCAGGGCATTTTATAGAATTAAGCCTGCAGATGTTTCCAAGAACAGGATACCAATCGGTAAACCTATCGCTGATACGGAACTGTTGGTTACAAATAAGGACTTCAAACCATGTAATGTTTTAATATCAGGTGAATTGTACATTATTTCCGATTTCCTTAGTAAAGGATATCTTAATGCAGCAGAACTGACTGCCGAAAAATTCATTCTGATTCATTCTGGACCTTTCGAGGGAAGAATGGCATTTAGAACGGGGGATAAGGCTAAAATATTACCTGATGGCAATTATGAACTTCTTGGAAGAGAAGATCGTCAGGTAAAATTAAGAGGAATCAGGATTGAACTGGATGAAATTGAAAATGTATTGATACAATCAGCATTGGTAAAGAATGCCGTTGTCATTAAATGGACAAGGTCGAATGATACTGAAGGAAGTCAGGATATCGGAAACCAGGAATCGATTATTGCATTTGTTATTAAAGCGGAAAATCTAGCACATACTTCTTCTCTCGAGGACAAAATTCACAACTATCTAATGGCTATTTTACCGGCGTATATGATGCCTGCCGGTATTTTGTTGATGACTGAATTTCCGCTATTGGGGAATGGGAAAATTGATCATAAAAGACTAGCAGAAGCGTATGAATTAAGTCATGAATCAATATTGGTAGCTCCTGTCAACGATATAGAAAGAGCTCTGCTGATTATCTGGAGAGAGACTTTGGGTGTGTCGGAAATATCAACCGAGGATAATTTTCATAAAATAGGTGGGAACTCTTTAAGCATGATGAAATTAATCGCCAAAATATATGCCCGTTTTAAGGTGCGGTTTCCGCTGAGCGATCTTTTTAAAATGTTGACGATCACAAGTCAGGCTACTTATATTAAAAATGCGATCAGAAATGAGTTGTTTGAAATTAAAAAAGCACCGGAAAAGGAAACTTATTATTTGTCCTCAGCTCAGGAGCGGTTATATTTCCTTTATGAACTCCATAAGCAGAGTACAGCTTATAATTTACCTGTTGCATTTGAAATTACCGGTAAAGCAGATACAGATAAAATCCAACAGACTTTTATCGCTTTAATTGAAAGACATGAGATTTTAAGGACTAAATTTGTAACAGGCCTTGATACTGTTTATCAGGAAATTGCTCCGGGACTTGATTTTGAGTTGGAAAACATATCAGGCGAATCAATAGCCGAAGCCATTGATTCTTTTATAAGACCTTTTGACTTAAATAAGGGACCTTTGTTCAGAGCTGCCCAGCTGACAGCTGAGGGTAGAAATTTTCTTGTTTTCGATATTCATCATATCGCTTGTGACGGGCTTTCTCAAATTAATATCTTTTCTGATTTTCTAGACCTGTATGCGGATAAAGAACTTAAGCCATTGATTTTTAGGTATGTGGACTATAGCGAATGGGAGAAAAACTTCCGGGAAACTTCAGAATATAATTTGCAAAAAGGTTTTTGGACGGAGATGTTCAGCGGAAGAGTTCCCAAACTGGAGCTGCCCGTAAGTGCATCATTGCAAGAACGAAATGAAGAGTCGGGGGCTCAGGCAAATTTTGAAATAGAAAGCAGTCTGATATCGGATTTGGTTACAAAAACCGGAACAGACGGTATCACCGCTTTCTCCGCTTTACACTCCGTTTTCTTCTTGTTTATGACCCAGTTAACGGGGCAGGACGACCTGGTAGTTGGTACCATGTCTTCCGGAAGGTTACAACAGGGACTCGAACCATTAGTTGGCATGTTTTCAAGAACGCTTCCTGTAAGATATAAGGTGGATGCAAGGAAATCGTTTAATGATCTGGTAAAAGAAGTGAATCAGCTTTTGATTCAGATACAGAGTCATCAACTATATGATCTCGCGGATATTCTGATCGAAGTAAATAAGAATAATGGTGTTTCGGAAACGCAACTGTTTGATGTGATGTTTGTTTATCAAAACTATGATAAGAACAGATTAGGCCTGGAAAATACCAGTTTTTCTTATCATGAATTTGAGCATAAAGCGACCAAGTACCCTCTTTCTTTAGTTGTCAGCGAATCTGCCAGTGTGTTTAACTTTAGAATGGAGTATGCAACCCGGTACTTTTCTCCATCTGATATTGAACGGTTGATTGCAGAATTCCAAACATTGGTGATCACACTTTCTGAAAGGCCAGATACTGAATTAATTGATCTGATCAGTAATACTGAACAGTCTTCTGAATTTATAGAAGATGATATTTCATTTAATGTCTGA